aataatttaaccGTAACAGCTCATATTAAATTGATCTATGTAAAACTTTCTTATACTTTCAAAAATTGCCTAAATGGAAAATACTTAAATTAGATAATTGGAAATAGTTCCCTCGAGTACAAAGACCGTTCATAATTCACAAAAATCGAAATCTGTACAAACGAACGACAATTTTGTAAAGTTACTTTTGGCAACTGAGAACTAAGTCTCAACAATACGTTGTAAGTAAAATTGTAGAATTGATTCAGACTCATTGGAAGAGATTCATTGAGAACAAAAGAACAAAGAAGAGAGTGGTCGGCAATGTGAAGATCCCGACGACACCCGAGCCCAGGTTATCTTGCATAACGTTATCATGGCACCTGGCGATCAGGTCGAAATCCACGAAATTCATTGGTTTCCCATTGTACTCGATCGGTGAAATACAGTAGTTCTTTTTTTGGAACTCGGTAGCAGTGCCATTCACAAAATCACTCTCAAGCACGTTATGGGCTTGACAATCGCAAGGGAAGTGATTGTCGATGGCGCTGATCGAGTTCACTTCAAGGTTGATATCTTTAGAGTGGCGCGGTGCCTCCAGCACGTGATTCCCGtgaaatcgaaataaattaatgttattctCATATCTCAAGAACAGTCTTTCGATCAGATCAATTTTGTTTTTCAGTATATTCAGTTGACCGACATAAGTTAGGCCGGTGAAGGCGTCTTTCTCGACGATCCCCAAGTCGCTTTCGTGTATGTTCAACGAATGGACATAAGAAAGACCGCGAAAGGTGTACGATTGAAGAGAAGACAAGTCCATGTAAGTTAGCTTGAGCATATTAACATTCTGAAGACCGTCGAACGCATCCTTCTCGATAATCCGAATACCCGCTGGAAAACTCAAATAGACCACGTTCGTCAAGCCTGAGAACGCGTGGCTTTGGATCCTCAGTAACGGGTTGTTGCTCAACAGAATTGCTCCTATGTTCGACGTCCCTGCGAACGAGTAGCCCTCTATGTaccgaattttattatttgccaATATCAATACCGATACGTTCTGCAGGGCAGCAAACGAGAACTCCTGTATGTACGGCAGAGGTGTATACTGAATGGAGAGTTTGCGTAGCTTGTTCAGACCCCGAAATGCGAATGGCTTTATCGTCGAGATATTGTTACCATCCATGGTCAGGTTTTGCAGAACCTTCAAACCGGCAAATGCATCGCCTTTTATTATTGGGAAGTTGTTTTTCGTTAAGGAGAGCTCTTCCACCGTTGGAGGCAGCTGCTTGGTGGGAATATCTGTTAACCCACCCGTATTGCAGAGTAcctgaaatattgaataacgtTGAAACGTTTTACATGTAACAAACTGAATCGGTAATAtatgaatgtattaattaatatatatttattaaccccttgcctcactATTTAGTTCCACAGTAGCACTtgttaaaattgattgtttaatgatttattataaaaacaaaacgtTCTCTGCTCTTTCTGTTTATAAGTTTACTCTAAACCATTCAAATTAACAACGAACAATATAATATTCTGTTTGAACTTAAAGAAATCaaatgatatttacatttgtttaactatatttgaaatctttgccaCGAGTTTGAggcgatattataaggcaaggagttaattagataaatataaaattagataatatattattagtaatatataatatgttttttttctaGTGATAGCTCGTTATCTTGacgagatttaaaaataaaacaagaaggTAGAGCAGTGGTCCCTAAATGTCTATAGGCCGAAACACGTTTCTGAGAACAATACATTTCTGTGTCtcatttgtttataaaacttgctacaattaatttaacgaatttGGAATACATACATTCGATATATAATGCGTCACGACTCACATTCTGGGAACTTCTAGTGTAGAGATCATGTGTAAATCATAGAAAGTAACTAAATAGGTTTTTAATTACCAATGGATTAACTTTTGTAACTGATGTACCTATGTAAGTGTAACTCCCCTGAATTAGTTGTGTGTATGTTAAATCTTCTACTGTGTAAGGTTAGTATAATCATTATGTGTCCAACTGATTTTGTGTAATCTTGATATCCATGAGAGGTGGGATGTGAAAGATGGGTTTGAATTGATGTATGCTGCTGTGTATTATTTGTCCACATTTTTGTCTAGTCCTTGAAGATTGTGCTGTAATATGCAGACGAGGAATACTTGTAGTACGAAATTGTCGATGTgttgttaattttaatacaaaacatACAACTAAAAGAggttttcataaatttatgaaaatatataaagtttgcaaatttaacattaataaaatagatatttttgGGTGTCCTTAATAGAATTCTCGAGTTTTTTATTAGCAATGAATTATTGGAACTGATAAATACCTGTTTTGGAGAAAGACAAATACATTCTGCAGGGCAGTCCCAACTTTGTACAGTAGTAATTTCTTGTTGTAGGGTAAATTTTAGACTCAGTGTCACTGTCCACAGCAGGTAATAAATGCAGATCTACAATTCAAAAGAGagaaataatgttattaatatattttattaatcgtatttgtaattgtaatttccaAGATTATAGTATCTCTATTTACTCTTGACACAAGATCAAATAATTTTGACATATTAATAAACAGCTtagaaattatacaaattattcacATTCCATTCAACTGTCAATTATCATGTTTCATTGTCCGCCGAAAAAttagttgtatcgattacacGTTCACGAAGGAATGTTCGgtattaaaaagtcaatttgggATGATATTAGTTGACCTGATAATTCCAGAAGTTATATCTATTTCGGGGACCAGTATAAAAAGTCGATAGGTGCTTACTcgcaaattaattttcaaataaaattcattaggAACTCAACATATCAACATATGTGCTAATTTAAATTATGATATATAATGCAAGAAGAACTGTTTTAGAATTCTAAAATAacttataacaatatttaaacaattgacAATGCATTCATCAATCACATGTGAAAATATGATATgttcatttacaaaaaatcaACTGCTGGAACTGTTTACCTAAGTCACTATAGCAAAggatattaataaacatatcaCTTTAACCAAGCAATATGAAATACGTACACAGAATTACTACATACTTAAAAATTCCACATAAACTAAGTAATAAAtacttcttaacacgttgactatcaCGAGAATTGTTGTCGttctgtataatatttattctatcatAACAGAGACATATgtgattagaaataattattaacgatttggtATTATTGTATTCGCGTTACACCATTATCTAGCAACTtatgttagtaaatatttttgttcgacatcaattttcttattgcaattgttttcaagcaattcgggAGCTCCGGTAATCGGTAaccaccgtggcggtcaacgtgttaacacttaaaCTACCGTACCCGGCAAAATGACAAGCTTTAGttctcttattttgcaattattaatattttaaaagtatttaatatccaaaatgattttgaaatgaaatagcttcacctaaatactataacgaatatctgaagaaaccataaaagaatatattattacaatgtttataaggattacatatcaacccTAATAAATACTgtgtagttctagcgttaatgtcGTTCCTCTAAAGGTTCAGATtacttgaaaatttcataaaagtaaAAGGGACCAATGCAAGGGCAAGATAACAATCCAAATTCGACTTATCAGTATCATCAAATAAGATCAAGATCTCCTAAAGACATGTACTCGGAATGAACGGAAGCTGTACGAACAGGAAGCTTGAATCGGCGCGTTCGAAAGAAGAGGAATGACAAAAGCGTTTCCCGGCATGCAAATGGATGCATCAAAGTGACGGTAACGTTGCACACACGCGAAACGATCTGATTTGTACCTGCGCTCTGCAATACATCAATCCCGAAGTTTTTAGGGCGCATGCCTCAGCATCCAGGAAAACGTCACGAGCGGCTGCTGATGTTCCAGCGTGTCTGGAAAAATGGACAGCTTACAGGAAAAATTCTGTTCTACCCGGCCTCGTCGAAGACACCGTCGATTATCCATAGTTCTTTTCTATTCCCACAATGTGATCACCGACGTACCAAAGCTTACCGAAACAGTAAGGCAAATTGCTCGCGTTCAGACGGGGTGTTCCTTGACTTCCGGAAGAACTAAACAAGCCGAGAGAAATTTTGCTATCCGTGACCGCATTCACCGGCTGGGCTCGGGGCTTTATTTCTCCTTAGCCACCCACCCTCCACCCCCGACGAGCGATCTGCGCAAGCCCATAATTATTCTCTCGGTGCGCGTAGCCTGGAATGAGACTTATTAGAGGGACTGAACTATAGAACAGAGGATGACCAGACCGAAGCGTACTGACCTGGGATAATGCGCCACAGTCTGTGGGATTTGATCGCCAACGGTTGGTCGTTGACCATGCTGATACGACTCCAtgcttctttctctctctcccctacCATCATGCCTCCATCTTTGTccattcttcctctttttccgaGGGGCGACAGAAAAACCTCTGAGAACGATGCAATTTACCGATTAGAACCAAGGGGAGGGCGAACGGCAGGGACTTTGGATTggaatgaattgaaaatattttacaattgaatggttatttttcaaattattgcaATACTCTTGGAAAGTCGCTTGGGGGTTGGTATAATTTCGAAATTGTAACCGGCAGTCGAAAGTAGTCGAAATGGAACcgaatttggaagtttgaaaatataCTTACGATAGATTTAAGTGGTTTTTAAATGGAACTTGGGGATGGTCGAActgaaacataaattttgtttttttttaaggcAGGGGAAAGgatgattaaaaaaataagtaataaacaatCAGTACTAATAGAAGATTAGTATAATTAAAACGcaaaaattgcaaataattttcCCCATTTAGGAGGTGAATTTgtcatttaattaacaatattcatatttcattagaaCAAATTATAACGCGGTTTGTTATTATCTTCATTGAATTTGTTCATAAAATTTCTACATTAGTGTTTCTAATTGGAGAATGGTCTAAATAATCAAAACTCTTAATagttttgataaaaatattacttattaattatttgtaataaaatattaattgttcaatctttaatttttgaaaaaaagaaattataatgattCTACCTTCAATTTTGATACCTAATTTCCCTCGTTATCACTGGAACTTGATTTTAGAgtaagtatataatataaaattggtTCTATGCTTCCTTTTTCTCCACATGTACGGCCGCCTATTCCCGTGGCCTAATTGAAATTCTTGCCTGCAGCAATATTGGCTTACCAGCACTGACATCGTAGTGATCAAACGGAAACGGATCAAATAAATACAGAAGCTTGGTTTTTCTATTTCGGCGAATACCGCGCTtgtactaaaataataaaataaaatcattaacattattatttgggGGTAAGTTTTTGCCGCGCAAATTCTGTGGCGGTAAAAGGATCTTCATTACCGACAGAGAATgctataaaatatatcattttcataatatgaaatttgctgttataaacatttattcgcATCGTTAAAGTCCAGCTTAACAAACAGAGATGTAATTATTTCATAGGTAAAATAGTTACATTATGTATAGTGTagcattataatttatattaaataaactgttTTACATCACGTTTTACTTACTTCAATGATGGactttattaaaatgataatctGTTGACAacgaaatgttcaatttataaaattgataatctACATAGTGTATGGCAGACCGTCGTAATTTGTAAATGTAGACTGACATCTAGCGTgcatcacctgatttatattttcatcgatCGATAAAGCTATCGATCCAACTGTTACAAATATAAGAGAggttagaaaatttaattatacattcatattatttttaacctACCAAATCAATTAGGatatgaaaaatcaaatgttacgTTACCTCGGTCCatgcaaatgaaaaaaaatataaaattttgataaacGTTCGCAGCACtgatagaaaatgaaattacagtAGCATGCTCTATAATCATATGGCGACTGAGCTGCGACTAATATTTTCTCAAGCTTGGTCAGACGACCCTTGGCGAGGTTCAACGAACCGGAAACCAAAACAGAACTTAAGCCACGATATTTATATTCCGGTGTTCGTAGCAAACGAATGACTATGTTTTTATACTGAAACCCGTCGGTAAAATAATTCAGCGGACAATCCGCTTTTCATGataattccttatttttataatatgttcttgtaatatattaatttattaatatatattataatatatattacgatatatataatattgtcttcatttttttaaatattatataataatttctggATATTTATTCGGCAATAAATAATAGGCACAAGTTGCATAGGATTTCTagagataatatattttataacaaacttGTACAATTCTAGCAACATATGTCCAGACAATGGAAACGGGTAATAATacctgtaatatttttttaatggtgGTTAAG
The window above is part of the Nomia melanderi isolate GNS246 chromosome 2, iyNomMela1, whole genome shotgun sequence genome. Proteins encoded here:
- the LOC116425925 gene encoding uncharacterized protein LOC116425925 isoform X2 — encoded protein: MHPFACRETLLSFLFFRTRRFKLPICIYYLLWTVTLSLKFTLQQEITTVQSWDCPAECICLSPKQVLCNTGGLTDIPTKQLPPTVEELSLTKNNFPIIKGDAFAGLKVLQNLTMDGNNISTIKPFAFRGLNKLRKLSIQYTPLPYIQEFSFAALQNVSVLILANNKIRYIEGYSFAGTSNIGAILLSNNPLLRIQSHAFSGLTNVVYLSFPAGIRIIEKDAFDGLQNVNMLKLTYMDLSSLQSYTFRGLSYVHSLNIHESDLGIVEKDAFTGLTYVGQLNILKNKIDLIERLFLRYENNINLFRFHGNHVLEAPRHSKDINLEVNSISAIDNHFPCDCQAHNVLESDFVNGTATEFQKKNYCISPIEYNGKPMNFVDFDLIARCHDNVMQDNLGSGVVGIFTLPTTLFFVLLFSMNLFQ
- the LOC116425925 gene encoding uncharacterized protein LOC116425925 isoform X3; this encodes MYCRAQICIYYLLWTVTLSLKFTLQQEITTVQSWDCPAECICLSPKQVLCNTGGLTDIPTKQLPPTVEELSLTKNNFPIIKGDAFAGLKVLQNLTMDGNNISTIKPFAFRGLNKLRKLSIQYTPLPYIQEFSFAALQNVSVLILANNKIRYIEGYSFAGTSNIGAILLSNNPLLRIQSHAFSGLTNVVYLSFPAGIRIIEKDAFDGLQNVNMLKLTYMDLSSLQSYTFRGLSYVHSLNIHESDLGIVEKDAFTGLTYVGQLNILKNKIDLIERLFLRYENNINLFRFHGNHVLEAPRHSKDINLEVNSISAIDNHFPCDCQAHNVLESDFVNGTATEFQKKNYCISPIEYNGKPMNFVDFDLIARCHDNVMQDNLGSGVVGIFTLPTTLFFVLLFSMNLFQ
- the LOC116425925 gene encoding uncharacterized protein LOC116425925 isoform X1; this translates as MPGNAFVIPLLSNAPIQASCSYSFRSFRICIYYLLWTVTLSLKFTLQQEITTVQSWDCPAECICLSPKQVLCNTGGLTDIPTKQLPPTVEELSLTKNNFPIIKGDAFAGLKVLQNLTMDGNNISTIKPFAFRGLNKLRKLSIQYTPLPYIQEFSFAALQNVSVLILANNKIRYIEGYSFAGTSNIGAILLSNNPLLRIQSHAFSGLTNVVYLSFPAGIRIIEKDAFDGLQNVNMLKLTYMDLSSLQSYTFRGLSYVHSLNIHESDLGIVEKDAFTGLTYVGQLNILKNKIDLIERLFLRYENNINLFRFHGNHVLEAPRHSKDINLEVNSISAIDNHFPCDCQAHNVLESDFVNGTATEFQKKNYCISPIEYNGKPMNFVDFDLIARCHDNVMQDNLGSGVVGIFTLPTTLFFVLLFSMNLFQ